The Castor canadensis chromosome 13, mCasCan1.hap1v2, whole genome shotgun sequence genome has a window encoding:
- the Barhl1 gene encoding barH-like 1 homeobox protein isoform X2 → MKLTIKENKEKSVCEEGDREISSSRDSPPVRLKKPRKARTAFTDHQLAQLERSFERQKYLSVQDRMELAASLNLTDTQVKTWYQNRRTKWKRQTAVGLELLAEAGNYSALQRMFPSPYFYPQSLVSNLDPGAALYLYRGPSAPPPALQRPLVPRILIHGLQGASEPPPPLPPLAGVLPRAAQPR, encoded by the exons atgaaactcaccataaaagaaaataaagaaaaaagtgtgtgt GAGGAGGGCGACCGTGAGATCTCCAGCTCTCGGGACAGTCCCCCGGTGCGCCTGAAAAAACCACGCAAGGCACGCACGGCCTTCACCGACCATCAGCTGGCGCAGCTGGAGCGCAGCTTCGAGCGGCAGAAGTACCTGAGCGTGCAGGACCGCATGGAGCTGGCCGCCTCGCTCAACCTCACGGACACGCAGGTCAAGACCTGGTACCAGAACCGCAG GACTAAATGGAAGCGACAGACGGCCGTCGGGCTGGAGCTGCTGGCGGAGGCAGGCAATTACTCAGCGCTTCAGCGGATGTTCCCGTCGCCTTATTTCTACCCGCAGAGTCTCGTTTCCAACCTGGACCCCGGCGCCGCGCTCTACCTGTACCGCGGGCCCAGCGCACCGCCGCCCGCGCTGCAGAGACCTCTGGTGCCCCGCATCCTCATCCACGGACTCCAGGGCGCCAGCGAGCCGCCCCCGCCGCTGCCCCCGCTGGCCGGCGTCCTCCCGCGCGCCGCGCAGCCGCGGTGA